The genomic segment tattaattctttctttttacaagtttagcaaagagggttagccacgctatatggctaatcgctcgtatatgtaagattctatttcagaatcatgcgtaaagacatgtttagtccatttttaatacgagattataagggactgtgcgcagccagtcattcttgccaacctttgtgaatttatatttacaagtatttgttcattacgtgtgttgttttgctatattacaagtattatttttgcacacgaacaggaatgttcgaataggtcatggtcaaggcaagtgaccaaggacctaaagctcctcgatcacttggggggcatataaggcacatcgatagcaaagcataccatgaggtatgtaagcacatgaacaaaatgagtgaaagcatgctaagctacttagagtatttttcaaaatttatattttgttaaatcatgccaaagtactatgctaagttcggtcatacgaacaaatgttataataaatattatagcatcatgcaatcttttacaccgcaagcatcgctgcttggatgtaattgttcaagtaaaagagaaaatatttactgctcgtgcaacaaagtttaaaataaaaatattgtctttacatcacgacccgtgggtcatgtaatcaaaaagaaagaaaaaataatggaaaagctcaagaggcatttaGGGCCGGAGGGTCATTAACAGCATTCTGGTTGACAACATCCTCAAcaaccccttcttcttcttcagcaccagcaaggcttggggaagcagggatcctcgctcttgcctcctcttcagccagttgggcagtgcagtGAGCCAGCTCGACAGCCCTGACATCCTCTGAAAGAAAGCTGAAGTCagctccctgattgtgtttccagaagttgtagaaacatcggagtgtcgtcctcttatacctttccagatttttggagttgtcgagctccagctgctttactttgccctcaagagtggtgatggcctcgtccttgggctTAAGCACCTCTTCCAATCTCCTAACTTCGCGAAGATGGGtgcggctggcatcttgataGTCCTGCCTCGACTTTATCGCAGCTTCCTTTacagcttcagcctccgacaacTTTGTCACCACAGCGTCCCTCTGTTGAATCAtcacctccaactccttggcatgcctggcctctgcagccgaaagctcctcggctggcttcacttggtacccctcaatggcctttgccctagcctgcttgatggtggcttgggtgcgggtgcgAGCAGTGGTGGCGGACAGCAAAGCCTGAAGACAGAGGATAAGagttagaacctgtggcaaagactaaaagactaaggccaaaaggattaaagaagtacttacgctggctatttcgttcaaggtcctgttcaggatcaggtcgaccatcatattttctgcctcaaccattgcatccttgacgcggtcaTTTTTCCCGATGAACGCAATGCGGTCTTTTGCCACTCGTACAacacggctcgagagtttggccccaagggtctcttcccgcctgtcttgttccctgctgggcgcagccggaggagggTTCTTTGGAGCCGGAGGAGGGATCTTTGGAACGGGAGGAGTCTCTTTCTCGGCAGGGGCCGGAGGATGAATAGTAGTTTGCCCAGCTGGCATGTCCCTGGGAGGGTCCTCTGTTCGACTTTTCTTGGCCGGTCTCTGGCTCGTCTCGCCAGCTTGTCTCCGTGACGACTTCCTCCGAAGCTAAgggacttcttcttcctcttcagcATTGTAtaaatcgaagacgttgggagtggccatatctgcacatgAGAAAAAGCATGCAaaagggtaaagataaaagcaAATGAAGTCTCTCTATCAAAACGAAAAataaggtcacaaagttagtacccgagctacaactactggtcggtatactattgactctattagtcacacactcattatctggcatgaagaactctggccctaaatttggagtatatgtaaagttgccctccccgtcaaacaaatgacagggaattggcaagctacttaaaagcaaaataactttaccattttcatcagaggattcccccaggtccacaactggctctttggccttttgtttccccttgccttggggagcagaaggcctttctgcggaaggattgcccgtgggctccctgattgtaacccccgttggcctccttcaaGGAGGGGACgcgggaggttgctgctcaggaacccccttggcagtggcatcgtctaccacgaaccctcttgtttcatggcgaggagccaggaggccagacagcctcaagttttcatcggtaaccagggacttgacgcttttttctgcgtctgtcatcctgggcagtctattggacctcaacaccatgtttggtgttggggtcggacgtaaccatggacctgaaagacagattacagtttgagaaaaatgaaaggagacacattgattaaaagtatcgaccagtcaaaggcaaacacttacctcctcgagcgaaggccaggttgttcctggttatgtccgatgtaaggaagtactccttactgtactgccccacgttcgatatatgcgtggtgtcactcaggaacgttcggttggtctcctggtgacagaagtggaagaaacctgttccatattgttgcgggttggatttaaggtcaaaaagatagttgacctcatgaggggtaggttctggccatttcttgagtttatacaggatataaagtgcgaccagcattctatatccatttggagtaatttggaaaggggcgacaccgaaataattggccaccccctcataaaaaggatgtagagggaggtaagcctccgcctctaagtgataccgagaccaggcactgtatatgcccccagggaggttagccctttggtctgcggcaggaattgtaatggaaacccctgtaagagggtatttcctgaagtagttagcaaccatccgaatggtcactgagctggtcgggggagtataccactcgacatcaggcagattctgatggtgagggcgggccctggtttggatattagggtcaagagcaagattttctcgaccactggtcgagggagccctagcctgcgaatcaggctgggtaggaaggtttggactattttcagactcaggtcttttcttgcctacggatttggaacgggccatttgaggaggagaaggacggggTCGAgtagaggatcgtgagaagggaatctcatggactcggtcggccggttgttcttcgccctcgagcagctgggcgagaaggtcgtcgtcgatgggtcgttcacctccccacaaatctagcatcaatgtctgcaaacagaagaatggggaggtgaggataaagaatttttaaaggctttttagaataacgctggtcgtgtataaaagccaagcttttatacaacatcattctaacaaaaagctaagtattccatacgaacagtttgaaagacggatcaaagggtgaaagcgaAAAGTattttcaagaaagctttttcaactccccttagggcgggaaaaacctattttccaactagcttaaagatcgaatttttacttcgatcttacgtcctaaaagtatgattcTGACTATTAAACTAGCTCGtaacccttttttgcctacaaaacattctactcacaagcatctcgaACTAAAAACAGATAAACTCATAcggtcaacatacagaagcatgcaccacgaaaatttgaagcataagaattcgaaaaacttaccaagaaaatgatcgtggagatggaaaaagagtcttcggagatcagggaactctcggtctgagtcttggaaatACAGAAGAAACGGTCTCCGGGGacgattaaagctctggtttttagggtttcttgtgaagacaatggcgtgcgtaaaaagaaaaggaagatttcgaaggtattatataagtttgtctgtggcattaaaaaggtgtaatcatcagtttctctttttcgaagtatggggaagtggaatggccgtcgaattatttctggggaaccgaaaagacgtgattagacggaagtaggttactttttccaagaacacacgaagggttctgacacgtaaggcggggttaccgaagagtcgttcgctcaaaagtttatatattgctcgtgataaataaacttggggggcaaatgttataaaaaaaaattagcattgatgacgtggcaagtgatccctggacacgtggctgacacctggaaaggctctgctagagtatcgaccagaagacgcatttgaagcagtaagcagcctagtcttacctgcgaccagtctggtcgatagttccgcatacaaagcaacattaatgagaagatctttgtaaatcctgaatttaactcacacaatctcctgagtatccgattattcaggaaagaatatcagtaacaatcttttgtaatcccccttgagcctataaatagcaaaaggtagctcaaggaagggacttttggcttttgaatcatttgagactatagtcattctcctagtgatattgtattgttctcgAGAGGTtaatgaaactcattgaacccttgttctttgatcactcatttggttcttatatcaataacaatctaagtagaggtaggttattaccagatcctggggccgaaccactataaaaatatcgtgttgttattactttttgtcattacattcctctctacacattcattcatatcaaacatattctgactccgtgtcagttggccaaattctgggtcaacaactttaattaatttaaaaatattagttttaattttttaatttatattttgaatTAAACATATTTacgtttatttaattaattaaaatagttttattaaatatttttattttgaaattaatttatattattttttatttgaaaatttacatttaattgatttattttataaaacaatttttattttattaatttagaaaatattttttgtatcgttttaaaataataaaaacaaataaaaattaaataaattattaaaaaaataaacaatatagttatatttaaaatataagttgATCATATACATAAAGATACTTATATGTATTTTCATAAATCACAAATTAATACATGAATAcatattctttttctttttacttaGAACTGGTACAGAACCACTTGTAATGGTCAAACTCAAAATTGTAAAAAGGTTGGTACAGTACTAAAATACCAAACAAATcttccttcaaaaaaaaaaaaataccgaACAAATCtgccttaaaaaaaaaatcctttagGCCTACAAAAATCAGGTCAAccctaaaactaatttttttcttaaacatAATCAGCGGCTGCAATTTTCTCAATTCATTGGACCCCAAAAACGTTCGACGGTCTCCGATGTGGAATCAGCAGTCCAAAACTTGGGCCTACATAATTTAAGCCTTTCGTCACAAAATTTCTGAATTTTCTAAGCCTTGTCCTTGCTTTTTTCTGATGGCCATGGCAGAGGaagagttctagagagagagagagagagagagagagagaaacgttTTCGAAGAATTCGCTTACATAACCAGAGCCAACAGATCCCACGGGAGTGGAACAGTGGCCTACGTCGGTTATACTCTcgcttgccatttttcctttttaGGGGTCTAAGGAGGTTCTCGCTCTGTGTATTCCTCCtttacttttctctctctcaagCTCGTTTTACAgtcctttttttcttttctttctgggAAAGCTTTTTTTGGGGTGATCGGAGTTGGTTCTGATTGAAATTTGGGAGATTGAGTTCTTCCTATTGAGTGATCTGGGTCTGAGGGGAGGTGAAGAGTTGGAGAGAAATGGAGGAATCTCTTCTGTGCCAGTGGAGCGTGATTAGATCTCTTTTGGCAATTCTTCAATGGTGGAGTTTCAATGTCACAGTGATTGTAATGAACAAGTGGATCTTCCAGGTCagcctctttctccattcctatGGACTTTAATGCACAATCAGGATTTTTaaagtattaattttttttttggtggggGGGAATCCTTTTATCTCGATATATTTTTCGATTGTGATGGTATTTCTGAGACCTCTGCTCTTAGTCTGGCCCCTTTTgaatacttgttcttaatttttgCTCACGGTTAATGTCCTCCTAACTACGAATTTCGACTTGATGAACGTTAGCTTTTGTTTCTTTATCATTGTTTTTAAACAAAACCTGAGCCAAAGCTGCTACTTTTTGTCTTTTATCTTTTACAGGATATGTATACATGACTTAATTCTTGTCGATTTGAATTTGTATTGACCATGTTGATTTTTTTCTTCATGCATCTTAACTGGGTTTAGCTAAAACTTGTAAAAGGAGGTACATAAAGTCTGTAATTGATCGGGTTTTCATTCTCATTGatcaattttttaattattataaacgGCTTTTAACCTTGATAGAAATTCTTTGTCCCAAATTTTGTTTTATACAAAGAGAAATTTATAGGAGTATTTTATTTCTGCTTTAACTAATAAAGTTCCATTGCATGGGACCTATTATTAATGGATGAGAATCACTTATGAATTCCATTGCATTTGGGTGAGGCCCTGTGTTCTGTTAAAGAAAGTAACTGATGATTAGTATACTTAATTTGGCTGGGATTGGTTGATTAATAAGAAAAAAGTTATGATGGAAAGAACAAAATTGTTCTCTCAAAGATGTCACCATGGTGCTTTAAATTAAAATGGAATTTTCCTCAAATCGCCGATTGATTTCTTCCCTCATATTcatatgtttgtttatttattttatgtattcATCActaattgatgttgagatcacgTAGAACTTGGATCACTTTCATTATATTAAGTTTTCTATTGAGCATTAGATCTACTTTACCCTCTGACTtttttgtgtttctttttttttttatcctttgCAGAAACTTGATTTTAAGTTTCCTCTTACCGTATCATGTATTCATTTCATTTGCTCTTCAATTGGAGCTTTCCTGGTTATTAAAGTTTTGAAGCTTAAACCATTGATAACGGTTGACCCTGAAGATCGCTGGAGAAGGATATTTCCAATGTCATTTGTGTTCTGCATTAACATAGTATTGGGGAATGTCAGCTTACGCTACATACCAGTTTCCTTTATGCAAACAATAAAGTCGTTTACTCCTGCAACTACAGGTCAGCTTCAAATGTGGATGACCAAACCTAATAGTTATATGCTCTTATTTTCAATGTATTTCTAATGAAGTATCGGATCCTTATCTAATAGCAATGAATTCAACAGTTGTTTTACAGTGGCTGGTTTGGAAAAAGTACTTTGATTGGCGTATATGGGCTTCTTTAATACCCATTGTTGGAGGGATTCTTCTTACTTCTGTTACAGAGCTTAGTTTTAACATGTTTGGATTTTGTGCCGCCTTATTTGGCTGTTTGGCTACCTCCACGAAGACTATCCTGGCAGAGTCTCTCTTACATGGATACAAGTTCGACAGGTACTTTATTCTTGCTTCCTTTGTCAGGTTTGGTAGATTTAACTGaattacatattttaatttatcagATCATACAATAGATGTAATATCTCGTGAATGAGACGTAGATAGAAAGTTGTAATCAGAGCCAAGATGTCCTTACCTTTGAATGAGGAGTTAGCCAAGTTGAAAATTTAAAGGCTCCTCCATAATTGGCTTAATCAACatcaatatatataatacataagcATATATTTTTCGCTTCCCACATGATCTTCACATATAAGATGTAGAACATTTTATTACCTTCCCTTTCCTAGTACTTGCTTATTTATACTCAAGTTAAGAATACCTTTTGTTTGTAGTCGCTTCAGCTATTAGAGAAAGCAAGGCAGAAAGCAAGGCATTATTTGGTTAGAAAATTAGGCAAGTTTAAAGgttaaaaaataaaatacttcCTTTACCTGTTACTTGCTTAGTTTCTACTCATATCAAGAATACCTTTTGTTTGAAATcgattctttaattttttcttagAGTAATGAGTATGTGATGGATTATTTGGCCAATATTAGGCAAGTTTTATTTAATCTGTATGATTTCGTTCTAACTGTgtttgtgtgtgttttttttttccattgaTATATTTTAGCATAAATACAGTGTACTACATGGCCCCTTATGCAACCATGATTTTGGCTGTACCTGCAATGCTACTTGAAGGTAATGGGGTTCTGGAATGGCTTCACACCACTCAGTCTCTTGGTTCGTCACTTGTTATCATTTTCAGCTCCGGGGTGTTGGCGTTCTGTCTCAACTTCTCCATTTTTTATGTCATTCACTCCACAACTGCTGTCACATTCAATGTGGCCGGAAACCTTAAGGTAAAAGTTTTAAGCCATTTGTTTCTCGAGAGTGTTGAATCATGGATTAACAATGTATGATCATCCTTGCATCCAAGTGCTACCTCCAAAAAGAAAAAATACCGTCAAAGTTCAATACATGTAGTGTTCTGCCTAACTAAATATATAATTGCTAAAGGGAAGTTTGAACGTGCTTGAACAAACTTACATATAACATTGCATATTGGGCTGAACTTTAATTTCAACTGATACATAACTTCCTTTCTTGCCTCTTGTCTTCTTGAACGACACTATTGCTGCATCA from the Humulus lupulus chromosome X, drHumLupu1.1, whole genome shotgun sequence genome contains:
- the LOC133803197 gene encoding UDP-galactose transporter 1, producing MEESLLCQWSVIRSLLAILQWWSFNVTVIVMNKWIFQKLDFKFPLTVSCIHFICSSIGAFLVIKVLKLKPLITVDPEDRWRRIFPMSFVFCINIVLGNVSLRYIPVSFMQTIKSFTPATTVVLQWLVWKKYFDWRIWASLIPIVGGILLTSVTELSFNMFGFCAALFGCLATSTKTILAESLLHGYKFDSINTVYYMAPYATMILAVPAMLLEGNGVLEWLHTTQSLGSSLVIIFSSGVLAFCLNFSIFYVIHSTTAVTFNVAGNLKVAVAVLVSWMIFRNPISGLNAVGCAITLVGCTFYGYVRHMLAQQPPGTPRTPRTPRTPRARMELLPLVNDKLDDKV